The proteins below come from a single candidate division KSB1 bacterium genomic window:
- a CDS encoding T9SS type A sorting domain-containing protein codes for MRRKKIIVGFLILILGSVVSAQSTKKLYQDRIYEPVVLRGEVLASFYNAPISEIFMFAFHDNTKSWAMIPFQFDEMEYGEDPFSPGAFQDFYFLPDDGLLDLRDELVFMLRDLGDQAPSSSWIDNDESKNYPRLEITVTDPENPNNRAYGYLFRSSTINDPVPSPYGFQFDPDQMLVSNNYYSVRLSKKNGLIEDIMIKPPFGSGVDIFDTQKLRLVGVFDLGIFTIAIGKNGSQAANERENLYVYQETDEERYHLWFTPKPVVRLIREVRQTVQFKPLIMHETAFYVKTKFYPFSGTIAGGADLDPETLKKEFNTNEDIYVRMDLLRQSWDFNAAASGMRFFNRYNQNVLIDGVPDQVDRTAITPIKEWTLTTGDQGSLFTYAEFKDTTWRDVQVYYHDSQSGGQADETYIEGGDTGDGISYGDQGILFRSNASDTVSLKLNFAAFFLPKNLTKADGEKLANALDHPLQVASQPQWYTQLPINRKKSDIPKRYALFQNYPNPFNSATILSFALPAPQNVILLIYDNNGRQVVELVNGFFRPGTYQVRWDGNDEHHRPVASGVYFYQIQAGEFCSVKKLILLR; via the coding sequence ATGCGGCGAAAAAAGATCATCGTCGGCTTTTTGATCCTAATATTGGGATCGGTCGTATCTGCTCAATCGACCAAAAAACTTTATCAGGATCGCATCTATGAGCCAGTGGTTCTACGTGGCGAAGTGTTGGCCTCGTTCTATAATGCCCCCATATCGGAAATCTTTATGTTTGCCTTCCACGATAACACGAAAAGCTGGGCTATGATCCCGTTTCAATTTGATGAGATGGAATATGGGGAGGACCCATTCAGCCCGGGCGCGTTTCAGGATTTCTATTTTTTGCCTGATGATGGCCTATTGGACTTGCGAGATGAATTGGTGTTCATGCTGCGAGACCTGGGCGACCAAGCACCAAGTTCGTCGTGGATTGATAACGACGAATCAAAAAATTATCCACGACTTGAAATTACGGTTACTGATCCCGAAAATCCCAATAACCGCGCCTATGGCTACTTATTTCGCTCCAGCACCATTAATGATCCAGTGCCTTCGCCATACGGGTTTCAGTTCGATCCAGATCAAATGCTGGTGAGCAATAACTATTATTCCGTTCGGCTCAGCAAGAAGAACGGGTTAATTGAAGATATCATGATCAAACCACCGTTCGGGAGTGGCGTGGATATTTTCGATACTCAGAAGTTGCGGCTGGTTGGCGTGTTTGATTTGGGTATCTTTACGATCGCCATCGGCAAAAATGGCAGTCAAGCAGCCAATGAGCGCGAAAATTTATATGTGTATCAGGAAACGGATGAGGAGCGCTATCATCTGTGGTTCACCCCAAAACCGGTGGTTCGATTGATCCGTGAGGTGCGACAAACGGTCCAATTTAAACCTCTGATAATGCATGAAACCGCCTTTTATGTAAAGACCAAGTTCTATCCTTTCAGTGGCACTATTGCTGGCGGCGCCGATCTCGATCCTGAAACGCTGAAAAAAGAATTCAACACCAATGAAGACATTTATGTTCGAATGGACTTGTTGCGCCAATCATGGGATTTCAATGCGGCTGCCAGCGGGATGAGATTTTTTAATCGGTATAATCAAAATGTCTTGATCGATGGAGTGCCAGATCAAGTGGATCGAACAGCTATTACACCGATCAAAGAATGGACGCTGACGACTGGGGATCAGGGTTCGCTGTTTACCTATGCTGAGTTCAAGGATACGACCTGGAGGGATGTCCAGGTCTATTATCATGACAGCCAGTCAGGCGGTCAGGCGGATGAGACCTATATCGAAGGTGGCGATACCGGCGATGGCATTTCTTATGGTGATCAGGGGATCCTATTTCGGAGCAATGCAAGCGACACGGTTAGCCTCAAGCTTAATTTTGCTGCGTTTTTTCTCCCCAAGAATTTGACGAAAGCTGATGGTGAAAAACTGGCAAATGCTCTAGATCACCCCCTGCAGGTGGCCTCTCAGCCTCAATGGTATACACAGTTGCCCATCAATAGAAAAAAATCGGACATCCCAAAACGCTATGCTTTATTTCAGAATTACCCCAATCCGTTCAACAGTGCCACAATTCTTTCGTTCGCTTTGCCAGCACCACAGAATGTGATACTTCTCATTTATGATAATAACGGACGTCAGGTTGTGGAATTGGTAAATGGCTTTTTTAGACCTGGTACTTATCAAGTTCGCTGGGATGGTAATGACGAGCATCATCGGCCTGTGGCGTCCGGTGTGTATTTTTATCAGATTCAAGCTGGTGAGTTTTGCTCAGTGAAAAAGCTGATTTTGCTTCGGTAA
- a CDS encoding histidine kinase, with protein sequence MARWNRKWPLHLGFTLLIWFSLAIFFAIDEYRDSITRGDTPNFALELYWKFSFWLPWGILSPLIYYITQKKPIERSNLPGSIGINLLACLVITLIKNLFYFILTYPIRFYPEWTSFFEKWKKELSYNFQNDVLVYLCIIGFYYIIKKYFQAKELEIEKYQIEAQLDRAQLQILKMQLQPHFLFNALNSISALVYKDAELANKTLTRLSNLLRGILDNSGTQEVALRDELSILENYLEIEKVRFQERLRIIMNIQPETLEALVPNLILQPIVENAIRHGVAPFAKMGTIEIRSQRVDGMLRLQVCDNGPGIKEDQQTTLKKGIGLSTTYERLEKLYKSNFQFEICNSPDGGLMVNIELPYRVPDEREHQTAYP encoded by the coding sequence ATGGCAAGATGGAATAGAAAATGGCCGCTACATCTTGGTTTTACCCTGTTGATCTGGTTTTCACTGGCAATCTTCTTTGCGATCGATGAATATCGAGATAGCATCACTCGGGGTGACACTCCGAATTTTGCTTTAGAGCTTTACTGGAAATTTAGTTTCTGGTTGCCCTGGGGGATATTATCACCACTGATCTATTACATCACGCAAAAAAAACCAATCGAGCGAAGCAACTTGCCTGGTAGTATCGGAATCAATTTATTGGCCTGCCTGGTTATTACGTTGATCAAAAACTTGTTCTATTTTATTCTGACCTATCCCATCCGCTTCTATCCAGAATGGACGTCGTTCTTCGAGAAGTGGAAGAAAGAGCTATCATACAATTTCCAAAATGATGTTCTGGTCTATTTATGTATCATCGGTTTTTATTATATCATCAAGAAATATTTTCAGGCCAAAGAGCTGGAGATCGAGAAATATCAGATTGAAGCCCAGTTGGATCGGGCGCAACTCCAGATTTTGAAAATGCAGTTGCAGCCTCATTTTTTATTCAATGCGCTCAACAGTATTTCGGCGCTGGTCTACAAGGATGCGGAATTAGCCAATAAAACGTTGACGCGCCTCAGCAACCTGCTGCGTGGGATTCTGGATAATTCGGGCACGCAAGAGGTCGCTTTGCGAGACGAATTATCGATCTTAGAGAACTATCTGGAGATCGAAAAAGTACGGTTTCAGGAGCGCTTGCGAATCATTATGAACATCCAGCCCGAGACGCTGGAGGCCCTGGTGCCGAATTTGATCCTGCAGCCCATCGTGGAAAACGCCATCCGTCATGGCGTGGCACCCTTTGCCAAAATGGGGACGATTGAAATTCGTTCGCAGCGCGTGGACGGGATGCTTCGTCTTCAGGTGTGTGATAATGGTCCTGGAATTAAAGAGGATCAGCAGACCACGTTAAAAAAAGGGATTGGGCTCTCGACGACTTATGAGCGACTCGAGAAATTGTACAAATCCAACTTCCAGTTTGAAATCTGCAATTCTCCTGATGGTGGATTGATGGTGAATATTGAATTGCCTTATCGAGTGCCAGATGAACGAGAACACCAAACTGCCTACCCATAA
- a CDS encoding response regulator: MNENTKLPTHKIKALIVDDEPLARDRIRQLLKGDPEIEIVGECSNGQEAVVAIQSENPDLVFLDIQIPELNGFEVIQSIGVDKMPCVIFITAFDTFALNAFEVHALDYLLKPIDVERFQQTVARAKQFIQNIQLSQLTDRLNHLLITLKSDKRYLSRFTIKIGKTIYSLKAESIDWIESAGNYVMLHAGKEKHIYRTTMKCLENILDPEKFVRIHRTRIVNIDAIKELQQLDYNEFLIILKNGQKLPLSDSYKQNLLQFF, translated from the coding sequence ATGAACGAGAACACCAAACTGCCTACCCATAAAATCAAAGCACTGATCGTGGATGATGAGCCGTTGGCGCGAGATCGAATACGCCAGTTGCTAAAAGGCGACCCAGAAATCGAAATCGTCGGCGAATGTAGTAATGGACAGGAGGCAGTGGTTGCCATCCAATCGGAAAATCCTGATCTGGTCTTCCTGGACATCCAAATACCAGAGCTGAACGGTTTTGAGGTCATCCAATCCATCGGCGTTGATAAGATGCCATGCGTGATTTTCATTACGGCATTTGATACGTTCGCATTAAATGCGTTCGAGGTTCATGCACTGGATTATCTGCTTAAACCGATAGATGTGGAACGATTTCAGCAGACCGTAGCGCGTGCCAAGCAGTTCATTCAAAATATCCAACTCAGTCAATTAACCGACCGTCTCAATCATCTATTGATCACGTTGAAATCAGATAAACGCTATTTATCTCGTTTCACAATCAAGATCGGAAAGACCATTTATTCGCTCAAAGCCGAAAGCATCGATTGGATTGAGTCGGCGGGCAATTATGTCATGTTACATGCGGGCAAGGAGAAACATATCTATCGCACCACCATGAAATGTCTGGAGAACATCCTTGATCCCGAAAAATTTGTTCGCATTCATCGGACTCGAATTGTGAATATCGACGCAATCAAAGAATTGCAGCAATTAGATTACAATGAATTCCTGATTATTTTAAAAAACGGTCAGAAATTGCCACTCAGTGACTCCTACAAACAGAACCTGCTTCAATTTTTTTAA
- a CDS encoding response regulator translates to MGIYHVIIVDDEPLARFRIRSLLEQDPEIEILAECETGLQAIDAIRTYVPDLIFLDIQLPEKDGFGIIEEIGAERMPEVIVVTAYENKAILAYKKYHYPYLLKPFDSDQFKAILSLAKRRIIESIGQHHDQGRQQKPIKNSLEVRKQISRAQR, encoded by the coding sequence ATGGGTATCTATCATGTGATCATTGTTGATGACGAACCATTGGCACGGTTTCGAATTCGTTCGTTATTGGAACAGGATCCTGAAATCGAAATTTTAGCGGAATGTGAAACGGGACTGCAGGCGATTGATGCTATTCGAACGTATGTCCCGGACCTGATATTTTTGGATATTCAGTTACCTGAAAAGGATGGCTTTGGAATTATTGAAGAGATTGGTGCCGAACGAATGCCCGAGGTGATCGTGGTGACCGCTTATGAAAACAAAGCTATTCTGGCATATAAAAAATATCATTACCCTTATTTGCTAAAGCCATTTGATAGCGATCAATTTAAAGCGATTTTGAGCCTTGCAAAACGAAGGATTATTGAATCAATAGGGCAACATCATGACCAAGGTCGCCAGCAAAAGCCGATTAAAAATTCGCTTGAAGTGAGAAAACAAATAAGTCGCGCGCAACGATAG